In Phyllostomus discolor isolate MPI-MPIP mPhyDis1 chromosome 3, mPhyDis1.pri.v3, whole genome shotgun sequence, a single genomic region encodes these proteins:
- the KNOP1 gene encoding lysine-rich nucleolar protein 1 isoform X2 — protein sequence MITKTHKGDLNLRLPEKNKEKEKVVIREPETQYSVVNRNSYFTEVFPTRAVSPMKSVIQGQVSEMPLVKKIRKKKKGHSTRCEEHLELETMLRARWTEKSSSPRAQAFGPSELLSGEKKKKRKFFWPLATSPDLRMKTFLDPRQREEVTRVGKKLKIHKKEGKAQETAALSVGDTWFIKARNLHACSLGKDDQEEAALGQKRKQGSPREHNMKMKKKKIHQEGDTHLGHPKPSRSMESSPRKGSKKKAVKVEASEYIPIGDGLKSPVKKKRKSNKKARQQLGIEEPALKRKRTKKRKENKVSGETWEEEPDTDLEVVLEKKGNMDEAHIDQVRRKALQEEIDRESGKTEASETQKWAGTQFGQWDTTGFDNEEQKLKFLKLMGSFKNLSPSFSHTPDTIGRPNMALNRKAADTLQQSLQQDQDRAMSWKYSSGTGLSFSTTPNKIFYIDRNASKSIKFED from the exons atgATCACCAAGACCCACAAAGGAGACCTGAACCTTAGGCTTccagagaaaaacaaggagaaggagaaggtaGTAATCAGAGAACCAGAGACTCAGTACTCAGTTGTAAACAGAAACAGTTATTTTACTGAAGTCTTTCCCACAAGAGCCGTATCACCCATGAAGAGTGTGATCCAAGGGCAGGTATCTGAGATGCCTCTagtgaagaaaataaggaagaaaaagaagggccACAGCACCCGCTGTGAGGAGCACCTAGAACTTGAGACCATGTTACGTGCCAGGTGGACAGAGAAGTCTTCCAGCCCCAGGGCACAGGCTTTTGGTCCATCTGAGCTCCtaagtggagaaaagaaaaagaagaggaagttcTTTTGGCCTCTGGCCACATCCCCTGATTTGAGGATGAAGACCTTCCTGGACcccagacagagagaggaagtgaccAGAGTTGGCAAGAAGCTCAAAATacacaagaaggaaggaaaagcccAGGAAACCGCAGCCCTCTCAGTTGGGGACACTTGGTTCATCAAGGCCAGGAATCTGCATGCTTGCTCATTGGGAAAGGATGACCAGGAAGAGGCAGCTTTGGGGCAGAAAAGGAAGCAGGGAAGCCCCAGGGAACACAAcatgaagatgaagaagaagaaaatccacCAGGAGGGAGACACCCACCTTGGCCACCCCAAGCCCTCTAGGTCTATGGAGAGCAGCCCtaggaaaggaagtaaaaagaagGCAGTCAAAGTTGAGGCTTCAGAATACATCCCAATAGGAGATGGCCTCAAATCCCctgtgaagaagaaaagaaagtccaATAAAAAGGCACGGCAGCAGCTAGGCATTGAGGAGCCAGCtctgaagagaaaaagaacaaagaagaggaaagagaacaaagtaTCAGGAGAAACTTGGGAGGAG GAGCCTGACACAGACTTAGAGGTGGTGTTGGAAAAGAAAGGCAATATGGATGAGGCACACATAGACCAG GTGAGGCGAAAGGCTTTGCAAGAAGAGATTGATCGTGAGTCAGGCAAAACAGAAGCTTCTGAAACCCAAAAGTGGGCA GGAACTCAGTTTGGTCAATGGGATACTACTGGTTTTGACAACGAGGAACAGAAACTGAAATTTCTCAAACTTATGGGTAGCTTTAAAAATCTGTCCCCTTCATTCAGCCACACCCCTGACACGATTGGAAGGCCCAACATGGCACTCAACAGGAAGGCTGCTGACACCCTGCAGCAAAGCCTGCAGCAGGACCAGGACCGGGCCATGAGCTGGAAGTACAGCTCGGGCACTGGCCTTAGCTTCAGTACCACCCCAAATAAGATCTTTTATATTGACAGGAATGCTTCCAAGTCAATCAAGTTTGAAGATTAA
- the KNOP1 gene encoding lysine-rich nucleolar protein 1 isoform X3, producing MTEMGREGMITKTHKGDLNLRLPEKNKEKEKVVIREPETQYSVVNRNSYFTEVFPTRAVSPMKSVIQGQVSEMPLVKKIRKKKKGHSTRCEEHLELETMLRARWTEKSSSPRAQAFGPSELLSGEKKKKRKFFWPLATSPDLRMKTFLDPRQREEVTRVGKKLKIHKKEGKAQETAALSVGDTWFIKARNLHACSLGKDDQEEAALGQKRKQGSPREHNMKMKKKKIHQEGDTHLGHPKPSRSMESSPRKGSKKKAVKVEASEYIPIGDGLKSPVKKKRKSNKKARQQLGIEEPALKRKRTKKRKENKVSGETWEEVRRKALQEEIDRESGKTEASETQKWAGTQFGQWDTTGFDNEEQKLKFLKLMGSFKNLSPSFSHTPDTIGRPNMALNRKAADTLQQSLQQDQDRAMSWKYSSGTGLSFSTTPNKIFYIDRNASKSIKFED from the exons ATgacagagatggggagagaag gaatgATCACCAAGACCCACAAAGGAGACCTGAACCTTAGGCTTccagagaaaaacaaggagaaggagaaggtaGTAATCAGAGAACCAGAGACTCAGTACTCAGTTGTAAACAGAAACAGTTATTTTACTGAAGTCTTTCCCACAAGAGCCGTATCACCCATGAAGAGTGTGATCCAAGGGCAGGTATCTGAGATGCCTCTagtgaagaaaataaggaagaaaaagaagggccACAGCACCCGCTGTGAGGAGCACCTAGAACTTGAGACCATGTTACGTGCCAGGTGGACAGAGAAGTCTTCCAGCCCCAGGGCACAGGCTTTTGGTCCATCTGAGCTCCtaagtggagaaaagaaaaagaagaggaagttcTTTTGGCCTCTGGCCACATCCCCTGATTTGAGGATGAAGACCTTCCTGGACcccagacagagagaggaagtgaccAGAGTTGGCAAGAAGCTCAAAATacacaagaaggaaggaaaagcccAGGAAACCGCAGCCCTCTCAGTTGGGGACACTTGGTTCATCAAGGCCAGGAATCTGCATGCTTGCTCATTGGGAAAGGATGACCAGGAAGAGGCAGCTTTGGGGCAGAAAAGGAAGCAGGGAAGCCCCAGGGAACACAAcatgaagatgaagaagaagaaaatccacCAGGAGGGAGACACCCACCTTGGCCACCCCAAGCCCTCTAGGTCTATGGAGAGCAGCCCtaggaaaggaagtaaaaagaagGCAGTCAAAGTTGAGGCTTCAGAATACATCCCAATAGGAGATGGCCTCAAATCCCctgtgaagaagaaaagaaagtccaATAAAAAGGCACGGCAGCAGCTAGGCATTGAGGAGCCAGCtctgaagagaaaaagaacaaagaagaggaaagagaacaaagtaTCAGGAGAAACTTGGGAGGAG GTGAGGCGAAAGGCTTTGCAAGAAGAGATTGATCGTGAGTCAGGCAAAACAGAAGCTTCTGAAACCCAAAAGTGGGCA GGAACTCAGTTTGGTCAATGGGATACTACTGGTTTTGACAACGAGGAACAGAAACTGAAATTTCTCAAACTTATGGGTAGCTTTAAAAATCTGTCCCCTTCATTCAGCCACACCCCTGACACGATTGGAAGGCCCAACATGGCACTCAACAGGAAGGCTGCTGACACCCTGCAGCAAAGCCTGCAGCAGGACCAGGACCGGGCCATGAGCTGGAAGTACAGCTCGGGCACTGGCCTTAGCTTCAGTACCACCCCAAATAAGATCTTTTATATTGACAGGAATGCTTCCAAGTCAATCAAGTTTGAAGATTAA
- the KNOP1 gene encoding lysine-rich nucleolar protein 1 isoform X1: MTEMGREGMITKTHKGDLNLRLPEKNKEKEKVVIREPETQYSVVNRNSYFTEVFPTRAVSPMKSVIQGQVSEMPLVKKIRKKKKGHSTRCEEHLELETMLRARWTEKSSSPRAQAFGPSELLSGEKKKKRKFFWPLATSPDLRMKTFLDPRQREEVTRVGKKLKIHKKEGKAQETAALSVGDTWFIKARNLHACSLGKDDQEEAALGQKRKQGSPREHNMKMKKKKIHQEGDTHLGHPKPSRSMESSPRKGSKKKAVKVEASEYIPIGDGLKSPVKKKRKSNKKARQQLGIEEPALKRKRTKKRKENKVSGETWEEEPDTDLEVVLEKKGNMDEAHIDQVRRKALQEEIDRESGKTEASETQKWAGTQFGQWDTTGFDNEEQKLKFLKLMGSFKNLSPSFSHTPDTIGRPNMALNRKAADTLQQSLQQDQDRAMSWKYSSGTGLSFSTTPNKIFYIDRNASKSIKFED, encoded by the exons ATgacagagatggggagagaag gaatgATCACCAAGACCCACAAAGGAGACCTGAACCTTAGGCTTccagagaaaaacaaggagaaggagaaggtaGTAATCAGAGAACCAGAGACTCAGTACTCAGTTGTAAACAGAAACAGTTATTTTACTGAAGTCTTTCCCACAAGAGCCGTATCACCCATGAAGAGTGTGATCCAAGGGCAGGTATCTGAGATGCCTCTagtgaagaaaataaggaagaaaaagaagggccACAGCACCCGCTGTGAGGAGCACCTAGAACTTGAGACCATGTTACGTGCCAGGTGGACAGAGAAGTCTTCCAGCCCCAGGGCACAGGCTTTTGGTCCATCTGAGCTCCtaagtggagaaaagaaaaagaagaggaagttcTTTTGGCCTCTGGCCACATCCCCTGATTTGAGGATGAAGACCTTCCTGGACcccagacagagagaggaagtgaccAGAGTTGGCAAGAAGCTCAAAATacacaagaaggaaggaaaagcccAGGAAACCGCAGCCCTCTCAGTTGGGGACACTTGGTTCATCAAGGCCAGGAATCTGCATGCTTGCTCATTGGGAAAGGATGACCAGGAAGAGGCAGCTTTGGGGCAGAAAAGGAAGCAGGGAAGCCCCAGGGAACACAAcatgaagatgaagaagaagaaaatccacCAGGAGGGAGACACCCACCTTGGCCACCCCAAGCCCTCTAGGTCTATGGAGAGCAGCCCtaggaaaggaagtaaaaagaagGCAGTCAAAGTTGAGGCTTCAGAATACATCCCAATAGGAGATGGCCTCAAATCCCctgtgaagaagaaaagaaagtccaATAAAAAGGCACGGCAGCAGCTAGGCATTGAGGAGCCAGCtctgaagagaaaaagaacaaagaagaggaaagagaacaaagtaTCAGGAGAAACTTGGGAGGAG GAGCCTGACACAGACTTAGAGGTGGTGTTGGAAAAGAAAGGCAATATGGATGAGGCACACATAGACCAG GTGAGGCGAAAGGCTTTGCAAGAAGAGATTGATCGTGAGTCAGGCAAAACAGAAGCTTCTGAAACCCAAAAGTGGGCA GGAACTCAGTTTGGTCAATGGGATACTACTGGTTTTGACAACGAGGAACAGAAACTGAAATTTCTCAAACTTATGGGTAGCTTTAAAAATCTGTCCCCTTCATTCAGCCACACCCCTGACACGATTGGAAGGCCCAACATGGCACTCAACAGGAAGGCTGCTGACACCCTGCAGCAAAGCCTGCAGCAGGACCAGGACCGGGCCATGAGCTGGAAGTACAGCTCGGGCACTGGCCTTAGCTTCAGTACCACCCCAAATAAGATCTTTTATATTGACAGGAATGCTTCCAAGTCAATCAAGTTTGAAGATTAA